GATCACTACTATTTGGGTTTTGTTTTGCCACAATACCTTTTCGACCATCACTTAAAACAACACCTAAGCCATCTGGGTAAATCGCTACAGCTTTGCGGAAAGCTTCTACAATATTTTTTTCAAATTGAGTTCCAGATCCAGAGTATAAAATCTCCAGTCCTTCATGGGGAAGCATAGCCTTTCGATATACACGATTAGATGCTACTGCATCAAATACATCAGCAACAGCGATGAGTCGTGCAAGATAGTGAATTTCACTTCCTTTTATGCCCCTTGGATATCCAGATCCATCTAGCCTTTCATGATGTTGATATGCGCAGTGAGCTGCTACCAAAGGTATTGTATCAATCTTGCGAAGTGCTTCAAATCCATATTCCGTATGCTTCTTCACTTCTTCAAACTCTTCATCTGTTAATTTACCTGGCTTAAGTAATATATTCTTAGGTACCATCAATTTCCCAATATCATGAAGTAATGCACCAATACCAATTGTCTCTAATTCTTTATTTGTTAAATTCAATTCTAGACCGATCGCTAGCGAATACATGGTTACATTTAACGAGTGGGTAAAAATATAGTGTTCATACGAAAAAATGTCTGCTAAAAGTGTGAATAAATCTTTATTTGACTTTAATTCTTGAAGTAATTGATCAACTATTTTTTTGAAACGTTGTGAAGCTTCATTAAATGCTGATGATTTCAAAAATTGTTTGGAATTTTTAACCTCTAAAAACGTATGTTCAATTTCTTTTATGGCTTTCTTCCGTAAATCGATAGAAATTGCTTGTTTTGGGTTTATATCATTTGTTCGGTTATCATTTATGTATACAAAAGTTATACCTAACTGTTTTAAACGTTGTATCATTCGGTTAGTTAACTCAATATCATTATTAATCAATGTTTGTCCAAAATCATTGTATATAGGCTTAGCTAATTTCGTGCCTTGTTGTAATGAATCTACTGATACTAGTCTCATAAAATACTCCTCACAATTATAGTGATGGATACTCAAGATCCTATGTAAAAGTATACACTATTTTAAACGTTTACATAGTCCCCTCCTCCCAAAAACTGAATCATTAAACAAAATTTACTTAAAAAATAGTCTGCAAACATATAGTTTACCAGACTATTCCATCTTCAAAAGCGCTTCTTTTCCTTTCATGCCACTTATAATGCCTAACTTTTCTGCACCGAGTGTTACCGATTCTAAAGGCGCTTCTAGTAATTGTTCAATTGTCCTTACCCCGACTGCTCTCCCAGCTATGATTCCTCTTTCTTTTAGCTTTTCATTAAGCAAGGCTACATCAAGCGCACCACACATTATATACCCTTTATCATTCGTTACTGCCATGAAATTCGTCTTAGGAAGCTTTACAGTAATGGCAGTAAATTGTTGATTTTCAATTATGATTGGTGTCATTGTTATCATTGCGAAAACTCCCCCTCTCCCCCTTATATCACTCCATGAAAAGGAAAAACCAACGGTATAAATGTTTTTTTTAATGAGCATAACCTTGTTAGAAACCAAAATTAAGTCTTTATACACTATTAGAACGTCATTAACCTCTTTAAAACTGAACTAGCCACCACGAAATAACAGTTAACAGTTACATGCTGGAGGATTAGCAAGCATTCTTACTGTGCCTTCATATGAACCTCTTACTTGGTTACATGTAGGTTGTATAGTATTTGGTATTATATCCACACACACATCGTTAGGAGCACCATCAACACATGAATTCACAAAGCTAGCCTGTTCACCCTGTATTTCAAGCGCACACACATTCTTTGCTACAATCGACTTTTTTT
This genomic stretch from Cytobacillus sp. IB215665 harbors:
- a CDS encoding HD-GYP domain-containing protein — encoded protein: MRLVSVDSLQQGTKLAKPIYNDFGQTLINNDIELTNRMIQRLKQLGITFVYINDNRTNDINPKQAISIDLRKKAIKEIEHTFLEVKNSKQFLKSSAFNEASQRFKKIVDQLLQELKSNKDLFTLLADIFSYEHYIFTHSLNVTMYSLAIGLELNLTNKELETIGIGALLHDIGKLMVPKNILLKPGKLTDEEFEEVKKHTEYGFEALRKIDTIPLVAAHCAYQHHERLDGSGYPRGIKGSEIHYLARLIAVADVFDAVASNRVYRKAMLPHEGLEILYSGSGTQFEKNIVEAFRKAVAIYPDGLGVVLSDGRKGIVAKQNPNSSDRPIIRILEEKGQTLTYPYDVNLSKELHIVIVDCETRTFTSNQEKLIPKF
- a CDS encoding YunC family protein; protein product: MITMTPIIIENQQFTAITVKLPKTNFMAVTNDKGYIMCGALDVALLNEKLKERGIIAGRAVGVRTIEQLLEAPLESVTLGAEKLGIISGMKGKEALLKME